A stretch of the Gossypium hirsutum isolate 1008001.06 chromosome D07, Gossypium_hirsutum_v2.1, whole genome shotgun sequence genome encodes the following:
- the LOC107956192 gene encoding uncharacterized protein: MEALLAKYGVHHRIAIAYHPQTNGQAEVLNREINTILEKIDCPNQKDWSLRLNNALWACEIEYKTPISMIPYRIVFGKACHLLVELEHKAYWAVRQCNMELEPTGKARKLDIQELEEIRNDAYENARIYKDKTKLFHDKRIAQKHLLVGQKVLLYNSVLKLFPESEQSGKRFVVNGQRLKPFYENFQAHMVEKIHLEPP; encoded by the exons ATGGAGGCACTGTTGGCAAAATACGGAGTCCACCACCGTATAGCTATAGCTTACCATCCCCAAACGAATGGTCAAGCTGAGGTCTTGAATAGGGAAATCAATACTATTCTGGAGAAAATAGATTGTCCCAACCAAAAGGATTGGAGCCTTCGGCTAAATAATGCACTTTGGGCCTGTGAGATTGAATATAAGACACCGATTAGCATGATCCCGTATCGAATTGTTTTTGGTAAAGCATGCCACCTTTTGGTCGAATTGGAACATAAAGCCTATTGGGCCGTTCGACAATGTAACATGGAGTTAGAACCCACAGGAAAGGCAAGGAAATTAGACATCCAAGAGTTAGAAGAAATTCGCAATGATGCCTACGAGAATGCTCGCATTTATAAAGACAAGACAAAGTTGTTTCACGATAAGAGAATAGCTCAGAAGCATTTATTGGTAGGACAAAAAGTTTTACTTTATAACTCCGTGTTAAAGTTATTCCCAG AGAGTGAACAATCTGGAAAGCGGTTCGTAGTCAATGGCCAGCGGTTGAAGccattttatgagaattttcaagccCACATGGTTGAGAAAATCCATTTGGAACCTCCATAG